From the Anaerolineae bacterium genome, one window contains:
- a CDS encoding helix-turn-helix transcriptional regulator, protein MNQPSSPDDLALATARLLSSETRLRLLRLLRAQTGGRPMCVNALACRLGVSQAAVSQHLRRFEELGLVVPRTTGVRTHYYLDEAALERCLGAISQALASPAEPADAPAPVKGSR, encoded by the coding sequence ATGAACCAACCCAGCTCCCCCGACGATCTGGCCCTGGCCACCGCCCGCCTCCTCTCTTCGGAGACGCGCCTGCGCCTCCTGCGGCTGCTGCGCGCCCAGACCGGAGGTCGGCCCATGTGCGTCAATGCCCTGGCCTGCCGGCTGGGCGTGAGCCAGGCGGCCGTCTCCCAGCACCTGCGCCGTTTCGAGGAACTGGGGCTGGTGGTGCCCCGGACCACCGGCGTGCGCACTCACTACTACCTGGACGAAGCCGCCCTGGAGCGCTGCCTGGGCGCCATCAGCCAGGCGCTGGCATCGCCTGCGGAACCGGCCGACGCTCCGGCCCCGGTGAAAGGAAGTCGCTGA